One Vicia villosa cultivar HV-30 ecotype Madison, WI linkage group LG5, Vvil1.0, whole genome shotgun sequence genomic window, tttagcttgtaaataagcgtatagcctttttgaagattttttataaaagggcaaaaataaatttaaaccagagcaagcaattaggaggtaattaccattaaagttaaaaaagttcttttagcctttcagggctatccataccataagagggtaggaagtccttttattggaggttgaagggtcatcgaagttatcattcgccataagactgtccctgccataaagagggcaggtagtctaagggaaggataaaatactcattttaggcaaccaatgaggacacctcagcaatcgaaagggactatcatatcatatcgtaggcaacctcgagggacgagatctaATAACCGGAGgaaacatcgaagggacttatgatcttcagtaatgataatgaactgagggcaacatttgttgaggcatcctcgtatccgagggacttgactattctgtaataaACAAGGCAGCAattaacaaggcaacaggcaacaagaagggttaccattaaaggtgtgtgggtgcacaatcacgtggttgattcagatatattatcttgtaattaattattctaaattcaattcaaggttttcacgccctaaattactaaccatgcagttaaTCAGAAAATAAAGCAGCAAAAtagaatcctaattactattacaacctcggagcagttacataataaggcaAAAACAGTTTGTGGGCAAACCAcaagaaaagaaataattaaatagctgataagtttagggttaccacaaggtttgagctttaatcaatctggttaaccctgaaaattaggcacgaAGAAGAGAGatggttagtgcattaaagatcgacaACCCTGATTTACTAGGATAAATCAGGGTTAGAaaccataaaattaaataatttaaaaataatttaaataacaccaaaaattaaagaaaagtcgaaagttcgatttaatatatcaatcaaataattattggattaaatcctaattatttaattgattaaaagtatttatgaaaataacattgaatttttaaaacaaaacaattatTAACAGAATAAAAAATCGAACATttgataaaaagaaataaataaaataaacaaatataaaaaaattataaactttgGTAAATAGATAAAAAGATGTTTAAACATAAATATTTAatagacaaaaagaaaataaataattaaaagaaactatgtaattaaaaataaaaaaaatagaaaaaaacttagcttttattCAGTGTGGCATGGCTGAGGGCGCATGATATGGTCGCAAGACCTGGGACGTCAGATCTGGAACGGATGAGATCATGTGGCTGGAGAGCGAGGGTGCATCATAGTCACGTGGAAAGCTGGTCACCGGATCCCTCTGAAATTAAAAGACCAGCGCGCCTTTTTTCGTTTGAAACGGGCCAATGGGACGTCTCCACGTAATCGTCTTCTTCACCGTTTTGGAGCCCAGATTTTGCTACGATTTGGCTTCTGCTTTGCTGCGATTTTATGAACAAACCCTCGTAGCGAAGTTCAAGAACATGGAACCTGCAAGAAGACAAACCAAAAACGCAAAACGAATGCCCATATTGATTCTAATCGGCCTTATGAACCTAATGAACCTGTTAATTGGGCCTGCAATCGCCCCTAGCTATGGATCCCTAATTTTCAAAActcgaaccctaacaatggcagttCTTGATAGGAACGAttaaacgataattaaaatagcCAGGTACGTTCACAGGATCATATTAAACCCGAGTACacaatcaaaattcatttatgatgcatggaatTATGAAATCGAAGTTAGTTTATTTTGATGCAAACCGTGGCTCAGGGACGATGATTCGTGATGCTTCAAGCCTTGAATTTGACTGGGAAAGCTTCCTTGATGCTCCTGGAACGCAAATTGATCCTCAAATCTTTCTGAAAGTGGCTGCCAAATCGAATTCGAATTGCTTTGGAACTTGAATCTTTGAGAACTTAGTTAGGGTTCTTTGAGGCTGCAAAATCGTGTCCTTGCCATTTGGTGTGATTACCTACTTATATGTGAAGGATTTAGGGTTATGAAACTTGATTAAATCTTCACCAAATCAAATATTGAATTTGATTGAAACTTGATTTGTAAATGTTTCTAAAATAGTCAAATTTCAATCTTTTCCCACCAATCACACTTAGCACGAATTTGTTGTGATCATGTGGTATAATTGGTGATTGGAATCAAGTGAAAATAGAGTCAAACAAATCCCCCTcatattttctcatattatttgatttatattatattttccatgaattaaattcaataaaaatatgaatattaaacCAAAAAATTCATGGCATTGAATTAGACCTTCTTGATAACTTGAACAACAAGTTTGGACCTTAAAAacttgggcctatttgcaaagaaATTCACTCTGAACCCGTTTCTTTCACATTTTTAcctttaaaattgtccaactttgacaaagcacatctccctcaatttttaagatatggaggagttctaggactttttggaaacctcatgatgtcctctataagccactttggaagtttttttccatttgaggattttatcttgatgatatgggctttgacaaaaaactgcttttggttgactttcaaaaataacctataatattttgatccatatctctcaaatgaagaatttttgtacttggcttgtgagatacatatttgtagggaattcaatttcctttaaattgagctttggatggaaaatttatgatgttccatgtgaaagttatggctggtcaaagttcagttgactttaggtcaaaaaaatcctaatttagaaactttaggttttgttgatttctgatcttttcttgatgaatcatgatcaatccttgatcaaattatgaatgatacttccaaataaggatgttgaccaaaaatcaggaattttgactacactttgaccacagttgacttttaggtcaaactagtcgactgttgactttctgagcaattgactgggcaatccttggaattaaaGCTTATAATTTGCCATAGAGATGGTTttaaacatcataagccatatgaaatccattggagactttgattcattgattttctttagagaattcaaaaccctagttcattgagccattgtttaggagagggtgtctttgagatgggaaaattttggggtatgacagatatcaTTTTCATAATCAAACATCACCTGGGGCAGCATAGCCATATGTTCCAGCAAAAGATGTACAAATAGGTGAATTTGGCTTGAGAAACAATGCAGTACCAAAATCTTGCCACACCTTTAACAATATTAACCCTTTTAAACTAATCAAGCTCTATTGATTTCATATCATCAGTCAACATATCAGCCAAACTCCCTTTATCCATATACTAAAAATGTGTGCATCCCTGCAAAACAAAATCCATAAAGCTTCACAACGTTTCTGTGCCTTGTTTCTGTCATAGCTTCAACCTCACTTTCAAATGTTTCTATGTTCTTAGTGTCTGAATTCTATccacttttcaaaattttcattgCAAATATTTGGCCCCCTCTCAATTCTGCTTTGTAAACATTTCCAAATGCTCCTTCACCGATGCAATACTTGTTGTCAAAATTGTTTGTAGCTTCAATTATGTCATTGTATACAACTTTTCCATTGAAGTACCGAACTGAAAATGAATTTGTTATCTTAAATGAAGACTCTTTTAGCCTTGACATTCTTGCTTTTTTCTTATAGCATAAGAAAAATATGTCAACAAATACCAATGAAAGTAAAAGTGCACCTACTAAAGAAGCACCAATTGGAATCACAACTTTTTTCTTGTCATTTCCATTACCATTATGTTCACTTAGTGATACATTACATGGTTTAAAACCTTGGAAATTACCACATCGACCTTGGTTAATGCTCAAATCATATGAATTACAAGAGTTGAATTCGAAAATGCCATCTTTAGGAATGTTTCCCTCCAAATGATTGTAACAGAGGTTAAGATTCGACAAACTCAACATTCCGAAAATTTCATCAGGAATAGAACCTGATAAATTATTGTTAGAGATATTCAAGCTTATCAGTTTTGACAGCTTACCAATATTTGTAGGAATCTCCCCTGAAAAAGAATTGTAACTCAAATCCAAAGATTCTTGTAAGGAACCAAGGTTTCCAATTTGGAATGGAATTGTTCCATTCAAATGATTATTACTCAAATTTAAATCCAACAAGTTAGAACAATTTCCTATCTGAATCGGAATTTCTCCTAACAACGTGTTCATTGAAAAGTCTAAATATTGTAAATTAAAAAGATTTCCAATTTCAATTGGTATTTTACCCGAAAGCCTATTTCCACCCAAATTTAAATTATACATATTTGAAGAATATCCAATTTGTGAAGGAATAGTTCCAGTCGATAGGTTTGAAGATAGATCAAGATTTTGTAATTGTTCCAAATGAAAAATTTCACTTGGAATGTTGCCTTTTATTGAATTACCAGCCATTTTGAGTAATTGTAACTTTTTGCAGGATCCCCATTTTGGTGATAAACCACCTTCCACTTTATTATAGATGAAATCCATATAAGTAAGGTTTGGATAAATTCCGAAATCTTGATCTACATAACCAGTTAACTGATTGTGTTCAAGTCTAGCTCTATACAAAGAAGGGCAGTTTCTAAGACTTCTTGGAAAATGCACCTATGAAACTGTTGTAAGCTGCactaaaattttcaagttttCCACTTTTGCAAACTTGTGGTGGTAACTCACCAATGAAAATGTTCTCAGCAAGATGCAACACAACCAAAGATGAAAGGTTTTCGAATTCTTGTGGAACAAGACCATTTAAGTTGTTCTTGAAAAACCTTAGATCAGTTAGACTGGTCAATTTGCCAATACTTGGTGGGATTGGGCCAGAGAATTCGTTTTCATTCAATCTAAGAATGCTTAAATATTTACAATTTCCTAAAGACGAAGGAATAGGCCCAGAGAAATAGTTTCCATCAAGTACTAGAGAAGTCAAGTATTTTATGTTCCCTATTTCTTTCGGAAGTCGACCACCCAAAAGAGTATATTGAAAAACCAAATTCCTGATACTGATAAGTCCAATATTGCAACCAGACTCATCAATTTCTCCAGGAAACAAACAACGGTCTAATATACCTGATACGTCATTCTTTGAAACATTAAGCTCTATAATTTGAGTCAAATTGGATATATAAAGAGGCAAAGTTCCATTAAAATAATTAGCAGAAAGATCAAgaaattggagttttgaaagaacACCAATGTTTTCAAATATGACACCGGTGAGGTTGTTTGTTTTAAGATCAAGGTAAAGAAGGTTTGAAAAAACGGATACGTTTAAGTGATTAAGAGTATCTTGAAGTCCAGTTTAAGCTAAGTTTATAGCTGTCACAGCTTCTTTTGAATTACAAATGATACCTCTTCATGAACATGGTGTTTGTGTTGAACTTGAGTTGCTAATGATCCATGAATCAAGAATTGATTGTTAAGGGAGACTTTGTTTCCACTTTAACAAGGCTTCAAATTGTGTTAGCCCTGAAGTCTCTAAACACAGATTTAGCAGCATAAAAATTAACAAAGTAGCAGAAATTGAAAATGTGTGATTATGGTTATGGTTGGACATTGTTTAGTGTTCACAAAGTTCAGAAAATGGCTTTTTTTTCTTGAACAGCTTTATTTGTTTAATAAAGGGCTGTATAAATGCATTTAAGTTTGTAACCACATGATGTTTATTAAGTTTGACTTGGATTTGGCTTCTTTCTTCAATCTAGCAATTTAATGCCAATCACAAACTTGACTAAGCATCATCATACATTGGGATTTCATTTCATACGCAGTCCATCAATTACTAACTACCCCTAAAGTGTTAAAATAAGTGTCACTTTAGCACAAGAAGTGTGTTCtaaaattaatatcattttattttttcaaactatttatttaaaaaaataaatgacatgaaatgaAATAGAGtatgaaataaatgacatgaaatgtattatttaaaaaaataatagcataaaatacaccaaaaaaacACGATAGTGAAGAATATACTAATGAatgtaatgtttaaaaaaataaacattataaactgatcatccaaaccaaatcaaactgaaccaaaccggttagtttggttcggttccatttttgaaaaattttgaaaatcgaaccaaaccaaatcgatgGAAATATCATCGGATCAAacatttttttgaccaaaaatcggTCCAAACCGATCCGATTACATCCCTATATTTACTATTTGAGATATCCTAtactaagaaaaattaaaaataaaaaattatatgaaaaataataattatacttTTGTAATTATAAATAGAATTCTCGTATAATCACTTAAAAGTAAAGAATACAAGCAATGAATAGATGTCTAAGTATGGTAAAATCAAATAATACAATCTCTACAAATATATTCTTTGATAATGTTTACATTATCGCAACACACATTTCTATAATTTATTCCAAGCTAACATCAAtccattaaaaataaattaccaACAAAATTAATATGTCCACTAAATTTTAACAGTTACAATTATGAGATCTCTCTTACAAAAGCATAACCTACCATAACGGAATATTTATAAGAACTTTCATCAACATTTAAAGAAACttaattattcaaaattaatttttgtttcactTAGATTGACATAACTATGACATCTTATATATTGTCAATATTTTACTTATActtttaaaattatatgataCATTAAATCGAACTTCCttagtaaaatttaaaaattaaaataatttattaatgtgATATATTCAATAAGAAATATTTATTTGAcgattaaatttgtaaaatttattattttgataaacTTATTAGGTTATTCTTAAAGtaacttgatttttcatttaaatataaattaaaatatgattgtcctttttttaattaatcaaatttaaagttttaattttttttaattcatataaaaCGACTACtatatatttttcaatttgtAATGATTAACGTTATAAGCGATGTTGGGccgaatttaattttttttaataaatacttAGACATGATTATCCAGTTGGAAGTCAAGATTAAATATTGAAACAAATTggtaagaaaatatttaaaataagattttaaaaaaagtcaGTATACTACGCAAccgaacaccaaataaaaatacaattttaaatCTGCTGCTTATATTATAAATACTTAATTCAATATATGTATTACTAAATATTAAACTTTAACTCTATGTTTTCCATTTCaagtaaaaatgaattaaaactatataatattatataatatgaTTAAATTATTTTTCGTGATTGTATTAGACTATTTTACATTTAGGTTTACTAGTTGCTTGTCCTGTGCGATGCAAGAATATATCTGGAATACACATATTcttaatttgaaattataataatataatagttttattgttaaatttacttaaaaatattcttatttttgttaatattcataaacaacataaatattattaaaaaataaatattataaaactaaaaatatatatataaaaaaaagttatacTTATTATcatggattttttttaataactaacgTAGTTAGTGGAGTAATTtaaatcttattattattattattattaatattattattattattattattattattattattattattattattaagagaaATAAGTAgagtatattaatataaaaaatttaatattggttGTCTTGTAACTTAAAATATAAGATAATTATTTCAATGCTTCATAGTATGATTTcattatttaaaatgaaattaacataaaattagtaaaaaaagttaaatagacaacttattgtattatattttacattattaatttaaataaagaaaaggaaggaatgtgaatttaaaataaatgaaaaaatttaCCGAGATCAATGCAATAATTTACGACCTATGGTaatgaaattaatttaaattcgttttcaaaacaataataaaaattcatCTTCTAATCCATCATATCATATAAtccaatattttcaaaaattctaataaaataattattttatgatgctTGAAagtcaatattttaaaaaaaaatccataaaatTTGAGAAAACAAAATGTTACATTTAAAAAGAggagattttttttttgtctagACCAAAAATAAGAAGGCCATTACTTTagcattttttttttcattttattatttttaaacctTTATATTTTATCGTGTTTAaacttttgtatattttttatttttaaaactatattaaaatacaaactaTCAAATTATTCATAATCTTTTTATAAAATCAATCAACATAAAAACTCAtattaacttattttaaatttatttttaaactttaatACTTTCTCGGACAATAgatacttttatttatattatatctcACCCCATCGATAGCCTAACTTCTTCAATTAcaattttattaagaaaaaatatatatttttctcttttttaaagCCTATATCTAGAAAAATAATATAGAAGATAATTAAGAGAACAATAAaattagaaattaaataaaacagaaaaaaattaagCAAGACACATTAATAATAACTATTAAATATGCTTGAATCTCAACCTCAAAAACTAGCTCTAAGGATGAAGTTGTCACCACAATTTTATACACCCAACAACCAAGAAACCTACTTAAGGTGAGATTTCAAACTCCAACAACACAACTATCAATTTCAACAATAATGAAAACATGATTTCGAAATTAGTAGTTGCATGATAAATATATGGTTTGAAAAACATGACTAAGAATTagcaaattataaataaaaaatttagtaaAAATATTGTTGAAGAAGTTGAATTATAGAGAGAGTGAATTAGATGAAGAAGTGAAATATGTATGACATATAAATTTGTATCTTTTGTTGCTTCAAAATTTACTGCtacaaaaaaatataactaaaaattaataaatattaacaaaaaaataaagatatattTTTTGTTGCAAGatgaataattaaattaataaaaaaaaacagcacTGCTATTTGGAGCGAATGGTAAAAATGACGAATCATACGAACACGTTTTTTAAGGCACGTTCTATTTcactaattataattttttttaaataaataaatattgttcACATAATTACCACACGATCTCATTtagtaaaagaataaaaaattcccGCTAAATTTTAGCGCGTTAATTCTGCAACTTCTACAACCTATAACCCTTGTACAATATAGTGACGATGCCGTAATCCCTcatcctaaaaataaattaattctcAATCGTTTTTATGGTAGCTTTACTGTTGTTTTTCGCCGCCTATGTCACCGCCATTGTCTGTTCTTGTTGTTCTAGCTGTCTAATACTCTACATCTCTTACAACTCTGGTTTTAACAAACAGTTTGCCAATTTCTTCTGTTTTGGCATTCACTTCAATTTCCAGTGAGTAtagtttatagtttttttttgttttcggttTGGTTTTAGCATTTTACCTTTTCATGTTTCTTCcatttattgatttaattatttcttAAAATTGTTTCATTAGTGGAGAAAAAGATTGCATCTAAAGAAGAAAGTAATCACATAAATGAAAATTATCATGATATTACAAGAATAATGCTCGATATTACAAGAAAATGATTGCATCTGAAGAAGAAAGTAATCACATAAACGGTATATACAAGGCGATCGCTAACGATCCAGCCCAACAAGACACGAAAAAGAAAACGGGCAAGAAAcaccaccaaaaagaaaaacctACATCATGAGAATTTCAAGGTTTTTCCTATACATCCTATTTGCCCAAACTCTATAAATCACCGTATCGATAACCAAATCCTCAATCTTTCTCTTATCTACAAACTTTCCCAAAATACTGTTATTTCTAAACTTCCACGTAAATTATACGGTTTCAGTGAAACCGCATTTTAAAAGAGCAGCTCGCCACCCTTTACCCTTGCAAACTTGAGCAATCCACCTAATCTCATCATACCATTCACCCGGTTGGTGTTGCACCTGAAGCCAAGATAGAACCATTTGCCAAATTCTCCTAAGCCGCTGGCACCCAAAGAATAAGTGGTTATGAATTTCCGGGTTTGGACAGAAAAAACACTTGTCCTCCGTCAAAAGACCGAACTTCTTTAACCTGTCTTTAGTCGCGAGTCTGGTATGGCAAGCCTGCCAAAGAGTAAACTGGGCACGAGGCCTTGccaaattacaaaaaaatatcgTTCTCCAGAAAACTTTATCAGTACCACTGACCAAGGCCAAATatattttctttgacttgaaACCATCTTGCATAAGCTGAATGTGCTGCTGATAGATAGGTCGCAGGTTCAGTATACACTTAAAAATCCAAGAGTGGCTATTCTTAATGTCTAAGCTCCATATAGATTTATCTTTGACATAATATGAAGCCACTTTATCCACAGACTATCAGATTTTTGACAAATGTTCCACAACAACTTTAGTAAATTAACCTGGTTCCAAAGAGAGAGATTTATAATGTTCAAACCTCCATTTGCTTTGGGGCTGCAAACTTTCTCCCAGGCTATCGGAGATTTACGGGAAATTGCTTTATCACTTGTCCAAAGAAAACTTCTACAGGAAGCATTGATCTTCTGAATAACTCCTTTGGGAAGAGGCAAACACTGCATCCAAAAATTAACCGTGGCAAAAATGACACTTTGAATAAGTTGTACCCTTCCCGTGTAAGAAAGGAGACGGGAACTCCAGTGAGTGATTCTGCACATAATTTTCTCAATAAGGACATCATAGTGCTTTATTGCTAGTTTCTTATTAGACATAGGGATCCCAAGATAGCAAAACGGAATTTTGCCTTCCGAAAAGCCAGTGATTTTCAATATGTCATCTTTTGTTTCCCAATCAACAACCCCAAAGAAAATAGAGCATTTTGTAGGGTTGACCTTGAGACCCATGGAGTTTAAGAAAGAATTGATTTTCTCCATCAAGAGGCTAATCGAAACCGCATCACCCTTAGCAAACAACAACAAATCATCAGCGAAGCAGAGATTAGtgattttcaaatttttgcaTTTTGAATGGTACTTAAAATCAGGAATCTTCTCCAATTGGCAAAGAATTCTATTTAGATACTCCATGACCAAAATGAACAGCAAGGGGGAGATGGGATCCCCCTGCCTAATACCTCTCTTGGCTGACATCTTCACAGTGTGCTTACCATTAACCTTAAACATATATGACACCGTTTTAATAGTAGTCATTATCCACCCTATAAATTTTCCAGGGAAACCAAACTCACTTAGAATTTTCTCCAGAGCATCCCAATGCACCATGTCGTACGCTTTCTGAATGTCAATGTGAAGCATACATTTTGGAGCGCCATGCTTCCTTTCATAGCCCTTCAACAACTCGAAAGCCAACAATACATGATCGTGCAGATGCTGGCCAGGCACGAAGGCAGCCTGATTCTTACTTACAATGCACCCAATTAGGCTTCCTAGCCGGTTGTTTAAAATTTTTTAGATCACCTTGTAAATCGTAGTGCAACACGAAATGGGCCTATAATCTTTCATCATTCTCGCCTCTTTATGTTTTGGGATTAGAGCAACAACAACACTGTTGAAACCTTTATGcagcctgttatgagtgaaaaaGTCTTGAATAGCAGCAGTGACATCATTTCCTACAATGTTCCAAGCATCCTTGAAAAATCCCGAACCAAAGCCGTCCAGCCCAGGAGTAGTGTTGATTCCCATCTCCTTAATAGCTTTGGTTATTTCACAGTTTGTAACAGGACCCTCTAGGAAATCCCTCTGAAGCTAGTTTAGAGTATTGCCTTTTCTAATAGCAGGAATATTAATTCCCAACAAGTTGCTGTCAGTGGAGCCAAGAAGACCTCCATAGAACTCCAACACCTCCTTTTCAATGTCCTCTTGACTAGTTATAATACTGCCATCTTCCTTATGTAATAATTGGATGGTATTTTGTTTAAGTCTTCCTCTAATAGATGCATGGGAGTACCAATTGTTTCCGTCTCCAAGCCTAATCCAATCCAACTTAGCCTTTTGTTTCAGG contains:
- the LOC131604936 gene encoding probable leucine-rich repeat receptor-like protein kinase At1g35710; the protein is MDFIYNKVEGGLSPKWGSCKKLQLLKMAGNSIKGNIPSEIFHLEQLQNLDLSSNLSTGTIPSQIGYSSNMYNLNLGGNRLSGKIPIEIGNLFNLQYLDFSMNTLLGEIPIQIGNCSNLLDLNLSNNHLNGTIPFQIGNLGSLQESLDLSYNSFSGEIPTNIGKLSKLISLNISNNNLSGSIPDEIFGMLSLSNLNLCYNHLEGNIPKDGIFEFNSCNSYDLSINQGRCGNFQGFKPCNVSLSEHNGNGNDKKKVVIPIGASLVGALLLSLVFVDIFFLCYKKKARMSRLKESSFKITNSFSVRYFNGKVVYNDIIEATNNFDNKYCIGEGAFGNVYKAELRGGQIFAMKILKSG